The genomic segment CAGTCGTCCACCAGCACCTTCCCGTAGACGAGCCCCTTGTCCATGGTGACGGTGACGCGCGCGTCGGGCACGTGCGCCTGGCACCACTGGAGCTTCTCCGCCCACGCATTCGTCGACTGCGCGGGGCCCTTGGTGAGCACGTGCAGCTCGAAGCCGAGCGCCCGCAGCTCCGCCAGCACCTCGAAGCCCTGCTTGCGAGGCTCCAGCCGCGCCCACCACCCCGGCTGCCCGCGGACCAGCTCCTGCCGGGCCCGCATCCAGGGCGAGTCCTCGAAGTCCGGCGTCAGCGGGGGCTCCCCCGGACTGCGCAGCCGCTCCAGGTCCCGGAGCATGGCCCCCTGGTAGTCACAGAGCGTCCCGTCCATGTCCACGAGCGCCACCAGCTCCGACCGCTTCACCGTGTCCGCCATGCACTCGGTTATATGCCTGTCGGTGCTGGCGGTCAGCGGCACGCGTGTGCGCTCCGCCGACGGGTGGGCTACGACGGCTCGTGGGGCGGCGTCGGCTCGGAGTCCTCGGCCTGGGGCGCGTCCGGCACCTGTGTCGCGCCCGCGGCGGGCTTCACGCCCAGCTCGCGCATCAGCTTGGGCGTCACGCCCGTCTCCGCCAGCAGTCGCTCCAGCTGCACGCGGGCGCGGCGGTTCTCCCGGTGCACGCGGCGGCCGAGAATCAGCTCGTTCTTCAGCGAGTGCTCCCAGCCCGTCAGCTCCGTCACCGTCACCTGGTAGCCGTAGGCCTCCAGCGTGAGCGCGCGGATGACGTTCGTCAGGTGCGAGCCGAACTCGCGCCGGTGCCACGGATGCGCGTACAGCTGCGACATGGCGCCGCTGCCCGCCACCACCGGCCGCTTCTCCTTGAGCTGCGCGGCCACCTCCGCCTGGCAGCACGGCACCACCGCCACGTGGTCCGCCCCGTGGCGGATGGCCGCCACCAGCGCGTCGTCCGTCGCCGTGTCGCACGCGTGCAGCGCCATCAAGAGGTGGATGCGCTCCGGGTACGTCGCCGTGTCGATGTGCGCCGTCTCGAACTTCATCCGCGAGAAGCCCAGCCGCTCGGCGCGCCCCTTCGCGCGCTCCGTCAGGTCCGGCCGGCCTTCAATCGACAGCAGCGTCCCGGACGCCGCGTCCTTCAGGAACAGCTCGTACAGGACGAAGCCCAGGTACGCATTGCCGCTGCCCGCGTCCACGAGCACGGCGTCCGGGTGGCGCGCCTGCACGTCTTCGATGGCGGGCCGCAACAGCCCCATCAGGTGGTTGACCTGCTTGAGCTTGCGCAGCGCGTCCGCGTTGAGGTTCCCCTCGCGCGTGAGCAGGTGCAGCTCACGCAGGAGGGCTGGTGACTGGTCCGGCAACAGCTCCCGCCGGACCTGCGAAGCCTTGACGTTGCGCCTCAGACGGACACCACCTCGAGGACCTCGGGAATGGCCTCGCGCAGTCGTCCTTCGATTCCCATCTTCAGCGTCGCCGTGGAGGACGGGCAGCCCGCGCACGAGCCCTTCATGTGCAGGTAGACGATGCCCTCCTCGAAGCGGTCCAGGGTGATGTCGCCACCGTCCATGGCCACCGCCGGGCGGATTTCGCTGTCCAGGATGTCCTGGATGCGCGCCTCCACCGAGCCGCCAGCCGCCGCGGACCCGGCCGCCGCCTGGCGCGCCGCCGCCACCGCGGCCTCGTCCACCACCGGCTCGTTGGCCGTCAGGTGCGTGTCCAGCGCGGACATCACCGCGTCATTGAGCTCGTCCCACTCGCCCTCGTCGCCCTTCGTCACCGTCACGAAGTTGCTGCCAATCATCACCGCCGTGACGCCGCGCACGTCCATCAGCTTGTGCGCCAACGGGGACTTCACCTGGGCATCGTCCCGGCTCGTGAAGTTCAGAGCCCCACCCGCCAACAGCTTCCGGTCCACCACGTACTTCAGCGTGCTGGGGTTCGGGGTCCACTCGAGCTGGATGTTCACCGACATTCGTATCTCCTCAGGGCCTCTCCTCTAAGCCCCCCGAAGCGTCATGGCAACCCGACTCTCCGGGAAGCAGCCGCTCCCGCTGCTGCTTCTACTTCCAGGCAGAAATCCAGGGGCAACCCGGATGCGTAGTGGAAAACCTGTATACTCGTGAAATAACCGCTCCCCCGGGCGCCCGCCGATGCTGATGACCCATTCCCGCCGTCCCGCCGAAGTGCCGCCGTCGTCGCCACGGGTGCCGGCGAGCGTCTTCGAGGGGTTGTTCGTGCGGGGGCTGAAGGCGGAGGCGGAAGGGCGGCTGGCGCGGGAGCTGGTGGCGCTCGGGTACGACATGAAGCGCCCGGAGCTGGACTACCCCATCCAGCTCTGGCAGCGGGTGACGGCCCTGGCGCGGCAGGACGTCTATCCGGAGCTGGGGGACGAGGAGGCCTGGCGGCAGCTGGGCCGGCAGCTCGTCGTCGGCTTCGCGGAGACCTTCATCGGCCGGGTGGCCGCGGTGGCGCTGCCGATGATTGGCCCCGCGCGCGCCATGGAGCGGGTGCCGCGCTACCTGGCGATGATGGGCCGCACGGACGTGGAGGTGACGCTGTCCCCGGTGGGAGACCGGGGCCGCCGTGTCTACCTCACGGACCGCTACAACCGGCCGGACCTGATGGCGGGCGGCCTGGAGCGGATGCTGGAGCTGACTTCCGTCCAACCGCGAATCACCGTGGAGGAACGCAGCGCCGAGGGCTACCGTCTGCTCGTGCGTTGGTAGCCTGTCACCGGCCGCCCGCGCCCCACTCCAGGAGCGCGCCATGTCCTACCCTCCCCGCCTCGCCCACCTCGCCACCCGTGCCGTGGTGGTGGCGAAGCTGATGCCCACCTACGCCAGGGCCCACAACATCGACGAAGAGGAGGCCTCGCAGCGGCTGTCCGCCGCGCTGGCCGGGCGCATGCTGACCTCGCTGCTGGAGGCCACCTGGACCGCCATGCTGGGCGGGACGAAGCGGCTCAAGGAGGAGGGGCTGCTCGAGAAGGTGGCCACCACGCTGGGCGACCGCCCCCTGCGCCCCGGCCGCCCCGCCACCGTCACCCCCGCGTGGAGCGCCTTCCTCATCCTGCTGGACCTGGAGGTGGGCACCGCGAGCGACGCCGCCCGCCGGGTCATGGAGACGGACGAGGGGCGCCGGCGGGGCGAGGCCGGAATGGCGGAAGTCGGCCGCTACCTCGCCGCGGAGCTGACACGGGGGAAGTAGCCTCAGGGGCCGTCCCTGGCGGCACCCGCATCCCACCGTTATAGGCTCGCCCCGACCTCCGCGATGTCCACCCCGCTCCCCACCACCCTGCGCATCCTGCCCTCCATCACCGAGGTCCCCCGCGCCGCGTGGGATGCCCTGGTGGACGAGGCGGCCGTGCCCTTCCTGGAGTGGACCTTCCTGGCCTGCCTCGAGGAGAGCGGCAGCGCGGTGCCGGAGCGGGGCTGGCACCCCCGCCACCTCACGCTGTGGCGCGGCTCCCGCCTGGTGGCCGCGGCGCCCGCGTACCTCAAGGACGACAGCAACGGCGAGTTCGTCTTCGACGGGCCCTGGGCCACCGCCTCCGAGCGCGCCGGCCTGCGCTACTACCCGAAGCTCGTGCTCACCGTGCCCTTCACCCCCGCCACCGGCCGGCGCGTGCTGGTGGCCCCGGGCGAGGACCGGCCCGCCCGCGAGGCGGAGCTGTACGCCGCCGCCCAGGAGTACGCCCGCGCCGAGCGCCTGTCCGGCGTCCACGTCCTCTTCCCCACCGAGGAGGAGCTGCCCGTGCTGGAGGCCCAGGGCTTCGCGCTGCGCCTGGGCGTCCAGTACCAGTGGCGCAACGAGGGCTACCGCACCCTGGACGACTTCCTCGCCCGCTTCCACTCCAAGCGGCGCAACCAGCTGCGCCGCGAGCTGCGCGCGCCCGCCGAGCAGGGCATCACCGTGCGCACCCTGCGCGGCGACGCGCTGGCGGAGGTGGACGCACAGGCCGTCCACCGCCTGTACGTCTCCACGGTGGACAAGTACCCGTGGGGGCAGCGCTTCCTCACCCCGGACTTCTTCGCCCGGATGCTCGCCTGCTTCCGGCACCGCTGTGAGCTGGTGGAGGCCCGCCGGGGAGGACGGCTGGTGGCCGGGGCGTTCAACTTCGCCGGGCCCGGCGCCCTGTATGGCCGTTACTGGGGCTGCTTCGAGGAGCACCCCTTCCTCCACTTCAACGTCTGCCTGTACCACCCGGTGGAGGAGGGCATCTCCAGGGGCCTGGCGCGCTTCGAGCCGGGCGCGGGCGGCGAGCACAAGCTCACCCGGGGCTTCGAGCCCCGGCTCACATACAGTGCGCACCTGCTCCTCCACCCGGGGTTGGACCGGGCGGTCCGCGACTTCCTGTCCCACGAGCGGGCAGCCGTGAGAGGCGGCCTGCCCCAGTGGCGGGCAGAGACAGGTTTCAAGGAGGGGGCCTGAAAATCCCAGCCCCCGACGTCATTAAAGGGAGTCCGATACACCCATGGCGCAGAAGCACGAGCACGATACCTCCGTCGTCACGGAGTCCGCCCCCAAGCAGAAGCTGAAGAAGCCGCCCCTCTACAAGGTGCTTCTGCACAACGACAACTACACGACGCGGGAGTTCGTCGTGGCCGTGCTCAAGGAGATCTTCCACAAGTCGGAGACGGATGCCGTGCAGATCATGCTGCACGTTCATTACAACGGAGTCGGGGTGGCCGGCGTCTATACGTTCGAGGTCGCCGAGACGAAGATTCAGACGGTGGAGGCCGCGGCCCAGGAGAATGGGTTCCCGCTGCGGCTCTCCATGGAACCCGAGGAAGGTTGAAACGTGGCAGGACCGCTGATTGCCAAGGAATTGCAGGCCAGCTTCCGTACCGCCTTGGAAGAGGCGCGGAAGATGCGCCACGAGTACCTGACGCTGGAGCATCTGCTCCTCGCGCTGACCCGGGACTCGCGCACGCGCGAGGTCCTCAAGTCGTGTGGTGCCAACGTGAAGCGACTCCAGGAGCGCCTGGTGTCCTTCCTGGAGGAGACGGTCGAACGCCTGCCTGAGGGCGTGGAGGCCGAGCCGCAGCAGACCATCGGCGTGGAGCGCGTGCTCCACCGTGCGGCCATGCATGCGCTGTCCGCCGAGCAGAAGCTCATCGACGGCGGCGACGTGCTGGTGGCCATGTTCCGTGAGGAGGAGAGCCAGGCGCTCTACCTCCTCCAGCAGGAGGGCGTCACCCGGCTCGACCTGCTCAACTACATCTCCCACGGCATCTCCAAGGACGCCGAGGGCGAGGGTGGCGCGTCCTCCGAGGGCGCTCCGGGCCGCTCCGCGCCCGCGGGTGACGACGAGGACGGCGAGGCCCCGAAGAAGAGCCCGCTGGAGGCCTACACCACCCAGCTCAACATCGAGGCCAAGGAGGGGCGCATCGACCCGCTCATCGGCCGCGAGAAGGAGCTGGAGCGCACCATCCAGGTGCTCTGCCGCCGCCGGAAGAACAACCCGCTCTACGTGGGTGAGGCGGGCGTGGGCAAGACGGCCATCGCGGAAGGGCTGGCCCTGCACATCCACGAGGGCCGGGTGCCGGAGGCGCTGAAGAACTCCGTCGTCTACTCGCTGGACATGGGCGCGCTGCTCGCGGGCACCAAGTTCCGCGGCCAGTTCGAGGAGCGCCTCAAGGGCGTGCTCAAGGCCCTCCAGGAGCAGAAGGACGCCATCCTCTTCATCGACGAAATCCACACCATCGTCGGCGCGGGCGCCACCAGTGGCGGCTCCATGGATGCGTCCAACCTGCTCAAGCCCGCGCTGGCCAGCGGGCGGCTGCGCTGCATCGGCTCCACGACGTTCCAGGAGTACAAGGCCGCCTTCGAGAGGGACCGCGCGCTGTCGCGGCGCTTCCAGAAGATTGAGGTCGGCGAGCCGTCCGTGGAGGACACCGTCCTCATCCTGGAGGGGCTGAAGAGCCGCTACGAGGAGCACCACGGGGTGAAGTACCAGCCCGAGGCCATCCGCGCGGCGGCGGAGCTGTCCGCCAAGCACATCAACGACCGGTTCCTGCCGGACAAGGCCATCGACGTCATCGACGAGACGGGCGCCGCCGAGCGGCTCAAGCCGGAGGGCAAGCGCACCAACACCGTCACCGGCGCGGACGTGGAGGCCGTCGTCGCGAAGATGGCGAAGATTCCCGCCAAGAGCGTGTCCGCCAGCGAGGGCGTCCAGCTCCAGAATCTGGAGAAGGAGCTCCAGGCGGTCATCTTCGGGCAGGACAGCGCCATCAAGGACCTGGTCAGCGCCATCAAGCTGGCCCGCTCCGGCCTGCGTGCGCCGGAGAAGCCCATCGGCTCGTTCCTCTTCTCGGGCCCCACGGGCGTGGGCAAGACGGAGCTGGCCAAGCAGCTCGCACAGACGCTGGGCGTGGAGTTCCTGCGCTTCGACATGAGCGAGTACTCGGAGAAGCACACGGTGAGCCGGCTCATCGGCGCGCCTCCGGGCTACGTGGGCTTCGACCAGGGCGGCCTGTTGACGGACGCGGTGCGCAAGCACCCGTACGCCGTGCTGGTGCTGGATGAAATCGAGAAGGCCCACCCGGACCTCTTCAACATCCTGCTCCAGGTGATGGACCACGCGACGCTGACGGACAACAACGGCCGCAAGGCCGACTTCCGCAACATCGTCGTCATCCTCACCACCAACGCGGGCGCCCAGGAGATGAGCACCAAGGCCATCGGCTTCGGGGACCTGCAGAAGGCGGCCGACGGCTCCCGCGCGAAGAAGGCGATTGAGCGCACCTTCACGCCGGAGTTCCGCAACCGGCTGGACGGGTGGATTCTCTTCTCGGGGCTGCCGCCGGAAATCATCCTCAAGGTGGTCGACAAGGAGGTCCGCCTCCTCCAGAAGATGCTGGACGAGAAGAAGGTGAAGCTGGAGCTCACGCCCGCCGCCCGCGCGTGGCTGGCCGAGCACGGCTACGACCCGGCCTTCGGCGCCCGGCCCATGGCCCGCCTGGTGGACAACTCGCTGAAGAAGCCGCTCGCCGAGGCGCTCCTCTTCGGCGACCTGAAGAATGGCGGCGTCGCCCGCTACGACGTGGAGGGCGACAGCCTGAAGCTGCAGGCCGTCCCCACCCCCGCGGAAGTCGCGTAGCGCTGGCGCGTCCCGTCGCTGGAAATGACGAGGCCCCGGCTCCCACGGTGGGAGTCGGGGCCTTCGCCTTTCCGAGGGCTTCGCGGCTCAGCCGACGCGGTAGCTCTTCACGGCGCTGGAGAGCTGCTCGGAGATGATTTGCAGCGTGGTGGCGGCCTCGCCGGTGGAGCCGATGCGGGCCACCGTCTCGTCCATCATCTTGGACAGGTCGTTCACGGCCAGGGTGATTTGATTGATGCCCACGTTCTGCTGGCTGACGGCGGCGGCAATCTGCCGCACGGCGGCGGCGTTGTCCTGGACGATGGAGGACAGCTCGCGGAGGTTCTGCCCGCTGGTGCGCACCTGGGCCAGGCCCGCCTCCATGCGCTCGGCGCCGCGCTCCGTGATTCGCACGGCGGACGTCACCGAGTTGGCGATGTCGTCCAGCAGCTCGCGCACCCGCGTGGTGGCCTGGATGGACTGGTCCGCCAGCGCGCGGATTTCGCGGGCCACCACGCCAAAGCCCTTGCCGTGCTCGCCGGAGCGGACGGACTCGATGGCCGCGTTGAGCGCCAGCATGTTGGACTGGTCCGCCAGGTCCTTCACCGTCTGGGTGATGCCGCCAATCTGCTGCGTGCGCTCGCCCAGCTCGAGAATCTTCTGGGCAATCTCGCCCACCTGGACGCGGATGTCGTTGAGGCCCGCCATGGTCAGCTCGATGGAGGCCTCACCCGACTTGGCCAGCGCGTCCGCGCGCTCGGCCACGGAGAGCACGCTCTCCGCCTTCTGCGCGGCCAGCATGGACGTCTGCTTGATTTCCTGCGCCGTCACCTGCGTCTCCTGGAGCGCGGCGGCCTGCCGGGAGATGGTCTGCGCCTGGTCGGTGGAGGACGTGTTGAGGTGCTCGGTGGACTGGGTGAGCGCCGTGGCCGCCTGCTGGAGGTTGACAGTCACTTCCTTCAGCCGGCCCACCATCTGCGCGAAGGAGTTGGCCAGCCGGCCCACCTCGTCGCCGCTCTTCGCCTGGATGGGACGGGTGAGGTCGCCAGACTCGACGATGTGGCCCGCCACCTCCGTCAACTCCCGCAGCGGGCGGACGATGCTGCGGCCGAACAGCGCGGACACGGCCACGCCCAGGGCCACCAGCAGCGCGGCGAACCCCATCATCCGCCAGCGCAGCTCGGAGACCAGGTCCTCGATGTGGTCCACGGACACGCCCACGTGCACCATGCCCAGCTTGCCGTCGTTCACCGGGGCGGCCACGTTCAGGGCGTGCAGCGTCTTGTCGCCGGACACCACCTCCAGCACGGCCCCGGCCTCCGCCGTCGGGGCGGCGGCCTTCAGCGACTCGGGGAACGCGCCATCGAAGGTGTGGGCCAGGATGTTGCCGTTCGCCTCCTGGACGTAGACGTAGGACAGGTCCTCGCTCTCCCGTCCGACGTTGAGGATGGGCTGCAGCGTGCCGTCGCGGGCGGTGATGCCCTGCTCGGCGGCCACCGCGAGGCTGCGCGCCAGCAGCTGGCCCTCGCGCAGGTGGCTGTCCACCAGGTCGCTCTCCAGCCGGTGGGTGGCGATGCCGGTGAGGATGGCGGCCAGCGTGGCGCTGATGACGCCGGTGACGAGGATGAACTTCGGCGCCAGCCCCAGCGACTGACGGAACTGCTGGGTGAGCTGCGTGGTGAGCGAAGGTTGCGGAAGGTTCACGGAATCACCACCGGGGAGACGACGTCAGGACGGGGCCCGCGCGGACGCGGGCAGGAAGTGGAGGAACACGGGCCCGGGGCCCGGGACGGGAGGCTCATCGGACGGGCCCTCCCTCGCCGCGCGCGCCCCGGAAGCCGGGCAGCGCGCAGCTCTGCAGGATGAGGTCCGGCACGGCGGCCAGGGGCACGCCCTGGTCGGTGGCCTTCAGCTCCAGCGCGGCGCGCGGCATGCCGTAGACGACCGAGGACGCCTCGTCCTGCGAGAACGTCACGCCGCCCGCGTTGCGGATGGCCAGCAGGCCCCGCGCGCCGTCCTCGCCCATGCCGGTGAGCACCACGCCGCCGCTGCGCCGGCCGAAGGCCACGGCAATGGACGACAGCAGCAGGTCCCCGCTGGGGCACGGGCCGCCCTTGGTGCGCTGCAGCCGCGCCAGGCCGCTGCCGTCCACCGTGAGGTCGTGCCCGTCCAGCGGGAAGTACACCCGGCCCGGCTCCAGCCGCTCGCCATCCTTGGCGATGTCCACCGGCAGGGGCGTCACCTGGGACAGCCAGCGCACCATGCCCTGGGTGAAGCCCACGGTGATGTGCTGGGCGATGAGCAGCGGGACGGGCAAGTCCCTGGGAAGCTTGGCCAGCAGGTCCGCCAGCGCGGGCGGGCCGCCAGTGGACGCGACGATGCCGAACACGTCCACCCGCGCCCCGGTGGGCGGCGGCGGCACCACGCTCGCGCGCGGGCGGCGCGAGATGACGGGCACCTCCGCCATCAGGCACACCGAGTGGGCCAGGTCGCGGCCCCACTTGCGCAGCTCCTCGGCGTTGGTGACGTTGGGCTTGCCGATGAGCTCCAGCGCGCCGGCGCTCATGGCCTGGAAGCCCAGGTCCACCCCGCGCTGCTCCGCCACCGCGCTCACCACCAGGATGCGCGCGGGCGACTGGGACATGATGGCGGCGATGGCCCCCGGGCCGTCCAGCCCCGGCAGCAGCAGGTCCATGGTGATGACGTCCGGGCGCAACAGCCGGGCGAGCTGCACCGCGCGGTTGCCATCCCCGGCCCGGCCGACGACCTCGATGCGCGGCTCCAGCGTGAGGAGCGCGGTCAGCGTGTTGGCCATGGTGGGGGAGTCATCCACCACCAGGACGCGGATGGACCGCTTTGCACTCACGCCCTGTTCCCCCTGCGGCTCATGACGTCGAGCACCTCGGCCAGCAGGCGGCCCGCGGCGCACTCGCGCTTGCTGAGGTAGCCGTCCGCCCCCGCCGCCAGCCCGCGCTCGCGCGCGGCGGCGCTGTCATGGGCGGAGACGAGGATGACGGGCAGCGACGCCGTCTCCTTGCGCTCGCGCAGCCTCGCGATGAGCTGCACGCCGTCCATCTCCTCCATGTCCAGGTCGCAGATGACGACGTCGTAGGTGTCCGTCTGGAGCCTGTCCAGCGCCCGCGCCCCGCTGGCCGCCAGGTGCACCGTGAAGCCGCCGGCCTCCAGCATGGCCCGGTGCAGCGCGCGCGCGGTGAGCGAGTCGTCCACCACCAGCGCCCGCCGCTGCGCCACCACCTGCGCCTGCGAAGTGTCCGTCACCAGCCAGTCCGGACGGCAGATGAGCAGCAGCTCTCCCCGGCTGAGCGTGGCCGCGCCCTGCCAGGCCGGCACGTCGCGCACCTCGGAGGGCAGCGGGCGGATGACCAGGTCCCGGTCTCCCACCACCGCGTCCACCGCCAGCGCCACGCGCTTGCCTCCGCTCTGCACGATGAGCAGCGGCTGCCCCTCGGTGGGCGGCGCCAGCGCGCGCAGGCCCAGCCGCGCGCCCAGGTCCACCACCGGCAACAGCTGCCCCTGGTATTCCAGGTGCGCCCGGCGCTTGCCCAGCCGCAGCGAGTCCGCGCGGGCCAGCTGCGTGGCCTCCACCGCCAGCATGGGCAGGCCCACCAGCTGCTCCGTCGCGCGCACCACCAGCACGGGCGAGCTGCCCAGGTCCACCGGCAGGGTGAGCATGAAGCGGGTGCCCTGCCCCGGCGTGCTGGCCACCTCGATGCGGCCCTGCAGCCCCTCCACCGAGGCGCGCACCGCGTCCAGCCCCACGCCGCGCCCGGAGGTGTCCGTCACGTCCGAGCGCGTGCTGAAGCCGGGCCGGAAGATGAGGTCTCGCACCTGGTTCTCGTTGAGCCGCGCCGTCTCCTCCGAGGTGACGACGCCGCGCTGCTCCGCCACCTTGCGCACGCGCTCCAGGTCGATGCCGGCGCCGTCGTCCGCGCACTCGAGGAAGAGCAGGTTGCCCTGCTGCTCCACGCGCATCGTCAGCGCGCCCTCGTGGTGCTTGCCGGCGCGCTCGCGCTGGGCCGGCAGCTCCAGGCCGTGGTCCACCGCGTTGCGCAGCAGGTGCACCAGCGCGCCCTGCAGCTTCTCCAGCAGGCGCCTGTCCAGCGACACCTCGGAGCCCACCACGGACAGCCGCGCCTCCTTGCCCAGCTGGCGCGACAAATCGCGCACCATGCGCTGGAGCGGGTCGAGAATGGTCCGGACCGGGCGGGTGGTGATGGCCTTGAGGCCCTCCTCCAGCGCCTCGACGATGTCGCCCGTCTCCTCGCCGTCGGTGCGCAGCGAGCGCGACGTGCCGGCGAGCGACGAGCGCGCCTCGGCCGTCTCCGCCAGGAGCCCCTGCTTCGCGAGCATCGACACCACGCGGTCCAGCTCCCGGCCGCGCTCCTCGAAGCGCAGCCGCACCTCGCGCAGGCGCTCCACCTCGCGCATCAGCGCCGTCACCTGCCGCGACGACACGCGCCAGCCGGCGTCCGCCGACTCGGGCGCCATTTCCGGCGAGGGCACCGGGGCAAGCTCCGTCACCGGCGCGCCCGGGGCGGGCTCGGAGACGGGAGCGGCCATCACGGTGGCGGCCCGGAAGGGCGCGGGCTCGCCCATGGCCGCGGCCACCTCGGGCGGCGGCGCCTCCGACACCAGCTGCGCCAGGGCGGCGGCCGGGTCCGGCAGCGCGTCTCCCCGCCCGTCCGCGTGCGCCTGGGCGCGGAGCATGAACAGGTCCAGCCCGTGCAGGAGGATGTCCACCACCGGCCGCGGCATCTTCTGGGGGTTCGCCTTCAGCGGGGCGAGCGCGTCCTCCAGCTTGTGGGCGATGTCGCCCAGGTCCTGCATGCCCAGCGACGAGGCGCTGCCCTTGAGGGTGTGCAGGTGCCGGCCCAGCCGGACGTAGAGCTTGGACAGCGCGTCGGTCTCCAGCCCGTCGCGCTCCAGCTCCAGCAGGTCCATGGTGACCTTCTGGATGACCTCCTGGGCCTCCACGGC from the Pyxidicoccus xibeiensis genome contains:
- a CDS encoding 5' nucleotidase, NT5C type — protein: MPLTASTDRHITECMADTVKRSELVALVDMDGTLCDYQGAMLRDLERLRSPGEPPLTPDFEDSPWMRARQELVRGQPGWWARLEPRKQGFEVLAELRALGFELHVLTKGPAQSTNAWAEKLQWCQAHVPDARVTVTMDKGLVYGKVLVDDWPEYIHRWLTWRPRGLVIVPAQPWNAGFSHPNALRYDGTNLEAVRARLQAVREAAASEPPSRT
- a CDS encoding class I SAM-dependent methyltransferase, producing MGLLRPAIEDVQARHPDAVLVDAGSGNAYLGFVLYELFLKDAASGTLLSIEGRPDLTERAKGRAERLGFSRMKFETAHIDTATYPERIHLLMALHACDTATDDALVAAIRHGADHVAVVPCCQAEVAAQLKEKRPVVAGSGAMSQLYAHPWHRREFGSHLTNVIRALTLEAYGYQVTVTELTGWEHSLKNELILGRRVHRENRRARVQLERLLAETGVTPKLMRELGVKPAAGATQVPDAPQAEDSEPTPPHEPS
- a CDS encoding NifU family protein, whose amino-acid sequence is MSVNIQLEWTPNPSTLKYVVDRKLLAGGALNFTSRDDAQVKSPLAHKLMDVRGVTAVMIGSNFVTVTKGDEGEWDELNDAVMSALDTHLTANEPVVDEAAVAAARQAAAGSAAAGGSVEARIQDILDSEIRPAVAMDGGDITLDRFEEGIVYLHMKGSCAGCPSSTATLKMGIEGRLREAIPEVLEVVSV
- a CDS encoding DUF2378 family protein, giving the protein MTHSRRPAEVPPSSPRVPASVFEGLFVRGLKAEAEGRLARELVALGYDMKRPELDYPIQLWQRVTALARQDVYPELGDEEAWRQLGRQLVVGFAETFIGRVAAVALPMIGPARAMERVPRYLAMMGRTDVEVTLSPVGDRGRRVYLTDRYNRPDLMAGGLERMLELTSVQPRITVEERSAEGYRLLVRW
- a CDS encoding GNAT family N-acetyltransferase, which encodes MSTPLPTTLRILPSITEVPRAAWDALVDEAAVPFLEWTFLACLEESGSAVPERGWHPRHLTLWRGSRLVAAAPAYLKDDSNGEFVFDGPWATASERAGLRYYPKLVLTVPFTPATGRRVLVAPGEDRPAREAELYAAAQEYARAERLSGVHVLFPTEEELPVLEAQGFALRLGVQYQWRNEGYRTLDDFLARFHSKRRNQLRRELRAPAEQGITVRTLRGDALAEVDAQAVHRLYVSTVDKYPWGQRFLTPDFFARMLACFRHRCELVEARRGGRLVAGAFNFAGPGALYGRYWGCFEEHPFLHFNVCLYHPVEEGISRGLARFEPGAGGEHKLTRGFEPRLTYSAHLLLHPGLDRAVRDFLSHERAAVRGGLPQWRAETGFKEGA
- a CDS encoding ATP-dependent Clp protease adaptor ClpS — its product is MAQKHEHDTSVVTESAPKQKLKKPPLYKVLLHNDNYTTREFVVAVLKEIFHKSETDAVQIMLHVHYNGVGVAGVYTFEVAETKIQTVEAAAQENGFPLRLSMEPEEG
- the clpA gene encoding ATP-dependent Clp protease ATP-binding subunit ClpA — its product is MAGPLIAKELQASFRTALEEARKMRHEYLTLEHLLLALTRDSRTREVLKSCGANVKRLQERLVSFLEETVERLPEGVEAEPQQTIGVERVLHRAAMHALSAEQKLIDGGDVLVAMFREEESQALYLLQQEGVTRLDLLNYISHGISKDAEGEGGASSEGAPGRSAPAGDDEDGEAPKKSPLEAYTTQLNIEAKEGRIDPLIGREKELERTIQVLCRRRKNNPLYVGEAGVGKTAIAEGLALHIHEGRVPEALKNSVVYSLDMGALLAGTKFRGQFEERLKGVLKALQEQKDAILFIDEIHTIVGAGATSGGSMDASNLLKPALASGRLRCIGSTTFQEYKAAFERDRALSRRFQKIEVGEPSVEDTVLILEGLKSRYEEHHGVKYQPEAIRAAAELSAKHINDRFLPDKAIDVIDETGAAERLKPEGKRTNTVTGADVEAVVAKMAKIPAKSVSASEGVQLQNLEKELQAVIFGQDSAIKDLVSAIKLARSGLRAPEKPIGSFLFSGPTGVGKTELAKQLAQTLGVEFLRFDMSEYSEKHTVSRLIGAPPGYVGFDQGGLLTDAVRKHPYAVLVLDEIEKAHPDLFNILLQVMDHATLTDNNGRKADFRNIVVILTTNAGAQEMSTKAIGFGDLQKAADGSRAKKAIERTFTPEFRNRLDGWILFSGLPPEIILKVVDKEVRLLQKMLDEKKVKLELTPAARAWLAEHGYDPAFGARPMARLVDNSLKKPLAEALLFGDLKNGGVARYDVEGDSLKLQAVPTPAEVA
- a CDS encoding methyl-accepting chemotaxis protein is translated as MNLPQPSLTTQLTQQFRQSLGLAPKFILVTGVISATLAAILTGIATHRLESDLVDSHLREGQLLARSLAVAAEQGITARDGTLQPILNVGRESEDLSYVYVQEANGNILAHTFDGAFPESLKAAAPTAEAGAVLEVVSGDKTLHALNVAAPVNDGKLGMVHVGVSVDHIEDLVSELRWRMMGFAALLVALGVAVSALFGRSIVRPLRELTEVAGHIVESGDLTRPIQAKSGDEVGRLANSFAQMVGRLKEVTVNLQQAATALTQSTEHLNTSSTDQAQTISRQAAALQETQVTAQEIKQTSMLAAQKAESVLSVAERADALAKSGEASIELTMAGLNDIRVQVGEIAQKILELGERTQQIGGITQTVKDLADQSNMLALNAAIESVRSGEHGKGFGVVAREIRALADQSIQATTRVRELLDDIANSVTSAVRITERGAERMEAGLAQVRTSGQNLRELSSIVQDNAAAVRQIAAAVSQQNVGINQITLAVNDLSKMMDETVARIGSTGEAATTLQIISEQLSSAVKSYRVG
- a CDS encoding chemotaxis protein CheB gives rise to the protein MSAKRSIRVLVVDDSPTMANTLTALLTLEPRIEVVGRAGDGNRAVQLARLLRPDVITMDLLLPGLDGPGAIAAIMSQSPARILVVSAVAEQRGVDLGFQAMSAGALELIGKPNVTNAEELRKWGRDLAHSVCLMAEVPVISRRPRASVVPPPPTGARVDVFGIVASTGGPPALADLLAKLPRDLPVPLLIAQHITVGFTQGMVRWLSQVTPLPVDIAKDGERLEPGRVYFPLDGHDLTVDGSGLARLQRTKGGPCPSGDLLLSSIAVAFGRRSGGVVLTGMGEDGARGLLAIRNAGGVTFSQDEASSVVYGMPRAALELKATDQGVPLAAVPDLILQSCALPGFRGARGEGGPVR